The bacterium genome includes a region encoding these proteins:
- the smpB gene encoding SsrA-binding protein SmpB has protein sequence MADVKVVAVNKRARHEYYVLETFEAGIALNGSEVKSMRTGGVNIKEAFAKIENAEVLIHGMHINPYEQASNFNHDPLRIRKLLLHRQEIKRLIGQTSQKGLTLVPLQIYFKKGKAKIEIALVKGKKLYDKRDAIKKKVISRETEKAVS, from the coding sequence ATGGCAGATGTAAAAGTTGTAGCAGTTAATAAACGCGCAAGGCATGAGTATTATGTATTAGAGACTTTTGAGGCAGGGATTGCTCTTAATGGCAGTGAAGTAAAATCAATGCGTACGGGAGGCGTAAATATAAAGGAGGCGTTTGCAAAGATTGAAAATGCAGAGGTTTTAATACATGGTATGCATATAAACCCTTATGAGCAGGCCAGCAATTTTAATCATGATCCTCTTAGAATTCGCAAGCTTTTGCTTCATAGGCAGGAGATAAAACGCCTTATTGGACAGACTTCCCAGAAGGGACTTACTTTAGTGCCTCTGCAGATTTATTTTAAGAAAGGTAAGGCAAAGATAGAAATTGCTCTTGTAAAGGGCAAGAAGCTGTATGATAAACGCGATGCGATAAAGAAGAAGGTTATAAGCAGGGAAACAGAAAAAGCTGTTAGCTAA